The DNA region TGGAACGCCTACCTGTTGCCGCTGCTGCTGCTGCGGGACGACACCATGAAGACCCTCCCGCTGGGCGTTGCCGACTTCTCCACCCGCTACGCGAGCGACATGGTCGGCATCTTCGCCTACACCTCGCTGGCGATGATCCCGGCGCTGGTGTTCTTCCTCGCCCTGCAGAACCGGATCGTCAACGGCCTGCAGGGCGCCGTGAAGGGCTGAGCCCGGCGCGCGCGTCCCGCCGCCGCTGCTCGGGTCCCGCCGAGCACGGCGGATCCCGGCCGGTCGCTTCCCCCTGCGGGGGAGCGACCGGCCGGAGGTCCGTCAGGCGAGCACCCGTCAGGCCATCCGGGTCGAGGCGTGGTGCTCGATCGCGTCACGCAGGTACACCGCGAGTCCCGGCGCCACGGCGTCGTAGGTCGCCGCGAACCGCTCGTCGTCGACGTACATCTGCCCCAGCCCGCGGTAGGCCTCCGCGGTCGGCGTCCAGAAGACGTCGATCTGCGCCCGGTGCCGGGCGACCATGTCCTGGACCCGGTCGTCGCTCACCGGCACGCCGTCGGCCATGAACGCGGCCAGCCCGGCGTTGACCGCGCGGCCCTCCTCGGCGAACGCGGCCTGCCCGTCTGGGCCGAGCCGCTCCCAGGCGCCGTTGCCGCGGTCGACGGCGTCGTCGCCCCAGCGGTCGCGCGCCTCGGCCTCGTACTGGCTGTTGTCGAACCCTGCGTAGAGGTCCTTCGCTGCCATGTCGTGCCCCCCTTCCAGGGACTCGATGGTGGAGGCGACGGTGGCCGCGAGCCGGTCGAACCGGTCCCGCTCGGCCACCAGGCGCTCGTGGTGCTCCCGGAGCAGCGCGACCCGGCGCGGGCCCGCGGACGGGCTCGACGCGGGTGACCCGTTCCCCGAGCCGTCGAGGATCTCCGCGACGGTCGGCAGGTCGACGTCGAGCTCCCGCAGGACGAGGATCTGCTGCAGTCGCAACAGCTCGTCGTGCCCGTAGAGCCGACGCCCCCCTGCGGCCACGTCGACCGGAGCCAGGAGCCCGATCGCGTCGTAGTGCCGCAGGGTGCGTGAGGTGACACCGGAGAGCCGTGCGAGGTCCCCGATGGTCCAGGTCCGCCTGCCGGCGGGGGTGCAGGCAGGGCTGCCGGCCGGCCTGCCGGCAGGTGTCGGAACCTGCTGGGACATCGGGATCACCTCGGTCTCTCGCGCCTCCTGGCGGCGGTCTCTCCGCCGTCCCGGCCGACTGTAGAAGTTGACGGTACGTCAACCGCAAGCCCGATGGCGAGAACTGCCTGGCGGGTGTCGGCCCCCGGTGCGACAGTGTCCCGATGACAGACCGCGCCCCGATGACAGACGGTGTCCCGATGACAGACGGTGTCCGATGATCACGCTCGATGCCGCAACGATCAGCGCCCGGGTCGACGAGCGGCACTGGCGTGTCCTGCTCGACAAGATCCACGCCACCTTCCGCACCGGGACCTTCGTGCGGGGTCTGGAGCTGGTCGATCGGGTCGCCGAGGCGGCTGAGCGGGCCGGTCACCATCCCGACGTCGACCTGCGCTACCCGACCGTGCACCTGGTCCTGGTCTCGCACGAAGACGGCGGGATGACCGAGCGGGACGTCGCGCTCGCGGCGGAGATCACTGCGATCGCCGACGAGCTCGGCATCGAGGCCGACCCTGCGGCACCCATGGCGCTCGAGATCGCGATCGACGCCCTGGACATCGCGTCGATCGCGCCGTTCTGGCACGCCGTCCTCGGGTACGAGGTCGAGCGGATCGATGCGGAGGACCCCTCGCCGGCCCTGGTCGACCCCGGCGGCATCGGGCCGGCCGTGTGGTTCCAGCAGATGGATGTCCCGCGGCCGCAGCGCAACCGGATCCACCTGGACGTGACCGTCCCGCACGACGTCGCGGTCGCGCGCGTAGCGGCCGCCATCGCCGCCGGCGGCCACCTCGTCAGCGACCGGCGCGCCCCGGCGTTCTGGGTCCTGGCAGACGCCGAGGGCAACGAGGCGTGCGTGTGCACCTGGCAGAGCAGGGGTTGAGGATCGGTGGGCGGCGGCCGTCCTGGAAGCCAGCCGTCCTAGACTCCGGATCATGAGCGAAGCCACCGCGCCGGAGCCCGTTGTCGACATCAAGCCCCGCAGCCGCACGGTCACCGACGGCCTGGAGGCCACGGCCGCGCGGGGCATGCTGCGGGCCGTCGGCCTCGGTGACGACGACTTCGCCAAACCGCAGATCGGCGTCGCCTCGTCCTGGAACGAGATCACCCCGTGCAACCTGTCGCTCGACCGGCTGGCCAAGGCAGCCAAGGCCGGGGTGCACGCGGCGGGCGGCTACCCGCTCGAGTTCGGCACCATCTCGGTCTCCGACGGCATCTCGATGGGCCATGAGGGGATGCACTTCTCGTTGGTCAGCCGCGACATCATCGCCGACTCCGTCGAGACGGTCATGCAGGCCGAGCGTCTGGACGGCTCCGTCCTGCTGGCCGGCTGTGACAAGTCGCTGCCTGGCATGCTCATGGCCGCCGCACGACTCGACCTGGCGAGCGTGTTCCTCTACGCCGGCTCGATCATGCCGGGCTTCGTGAGGCTCACCGACGGCACCGAGAAGGACGTCACGATCATCGACGCCTTCGAGGCGGTCGGCGCGTGCGCGCGGGGTCTGATGAGCCGCGAGGACGTCGACCTCATCGAGCGTGCGATCTGCCCGGGGGAGGGCGCCTGCGGTGGCATGTACACCGCGAACACGATGGCGTCCGTCGCCGAGGCGATCGGCATGTCGATCCCGGGGTCTGCAGCGCCGCCGTCCGCGGACCGTCGCCGCGACGTGTTCGCGCACAAGTCCGGCGAGGCGGTCGTCGGGCTGCTGCGCCAGGGGATCACGGCCCGCCAGATCATGACGAAGGAGGCGTTCGAGAACGCCATCGCCGTGGTGATGGCCTTCGGCGGGTCGACGAACGCCGTGCTGCACCTCCTGGCGATCGCGTACGAGGCGGAGGTCGACCTGACACTCGACGACTTCACGCGCGTGGCGGCACGCGTGCCGCACCTCGGCGACCTCAAGCCGTTCGGGCGGTACGTGATGAACGACGTCGACCGCATCGGCGGCGTGCCCGTCGTGATGAAGGCGCTGCTCGACGCCGGCCTGCTGCACGGGGACTGCCTGACGGTGACCGGCAAGACCGTCGCCGAGAACCTCGCCGACATCGCGCCGCCGGACCCGGACGGCAAGATCCTGCGGGCCATGGACAACCCCATCCACCGAACCGGCGGGATCACGATCCTGCGCGGATCGCTCGCACCGGACGGCGCAGTGGTCAAGTCCGCCGGCTTCGACTCCGACGTGTTCGAGGGGACCGCGCGTGTCTTCGACCGTGAGCGGGCCGCGATGGACGCGCTCGAGGACGGCACCATCGTGGCCGGCGACGTCGTGGTGATCCGCTACGAGGGCCCCAAGGGCGGCCCGGGCATGCGCGAGATGCTCGCCATCACCGGGGCGATCAAGGGCGCCGGCCTCGGCAAGGACGTCCTGCTGCTCACGGACGGGCGGTTCTCCGGCGGTACGACCGGTCTGTGCGTCGGGCACGTGGCGCCCGAGGCTGTCGACGCCGGCCCGATCGCCTTCGTCCGGAGCGGTGACCGGATCCGGCTCGACGTCGCCAACGCCACGCTCGACCTGCTGGTGGACGAGGACGAGCTGGCGCGCCGCAAGGTCGGCTGGACCCCGCTCGCACACGCCTACACGCGGGGCGTCCTCGCCCGGTACGCCAAGCTCGTCCAGTCGGCGTCCACGGGTGCCGTGCTCGCCTGAGGGTGGTGCTCGCCTGATAGTGGGGCTCGCCTGAGGATGGGGCCGAGCGACCGTGCCCACAAGGGACGTCTGTCCCATATGGCGGATCCGTGAACCACGATGTGAGACGCAGGAGGTGTCGCGTGACAAGTCGACCTGCGCGGGCGTAGTGTGCCGAGCGTGCAGATGATCGTCGTAGTACCCACCTAGCGCCGGCAGGCCGCCACGCCAGGTCTCGTCCGCGCGCACCCCTCGAGAGCCCCCTGACGGGCCGAGGGGTTTTTTCATGTCAGGACGACGGGGTCGGCGACACCGCACCGCACAGCAGGACCGCACAGCAGGACCGCACAGCAGGACCGCGCAGCACGACCGCACGAACCAGCTCGACACGAGCCAGACCGAAGCCAGGGAGAGCAACGATGGTCCAGGGCCCGAGCCCGGCGCCCCCGCCGGGGGCAGCCGTCCGACGCCGGAGCAGCACGCTCCGCGACCGCACGCGCCGGGCGTCACGCCCGCCGACGCCGCACGCCCCGCGCCGGTGACGGTCCAGGGTGAGCCGATGAATGGTGCGCAGTCGATCGTCCGTTCCCTCGAGGCCGCCGGTGCGGAGGTCGTCTTCGGCATCCCGGGCGGCGCCATCCTGCCGACCTACGACCCGCTGATGGACTCCAAGCTGCTCCGCCACATCCTGGTGCGGCACGAGCAGGGCGCCGGTCACGCAGCGTCCGGCTACGCCTACACCAGCGGCAAGGTCGGCGTGTGCATGGCCACCTCGGGTCCCGGTGCGACGAACCTGGTCACGCCGCTCGCGGACGCCAACATGGACTCCGTCGCCGTCGTCGCGATCACCGGGCAGGTCGGCGCCGCCATGATCGGGACCGACGCCTTCCAGGAGGCCGACATCGTCGGCATCACCCTGCCGGTCACCAAGCACAACTTCCTCGTGACCAACGCGGACGACATCCCGCGGGTGATCGCCGAGGCCTTCCACATCGCCGCCACCGGCCGGCCGGGTCCGGTGCTCGTCGACATCGCGAAGTCCGCGATGCAGGCCCGCACGACCTTCTCGTGGCCGCCGGCGATCGAGCTGCCGGGCTACCACCCGGTCACCAAGCCGCACGCCAAGCAGATCCGTGAGGCCGCCAGGCTGCTGGCCACCGCCCGCCGTCCGGTGCTCTACGTCGGCGGTGGTGCGATCCGTTCGGGCGCCAGCGCCGAGCTCCGCGCACTGGCCGACGCGTCCGGGGCGCCGGTCGTGACGACCCTGATGGCCCGCGGCGCGCTGCCGGACTCCCACCCGCAGAACCTCGGCATGCCCGGCATGCACGGGACGGTGCCGGCCGTGGCCGCCCTGCAGAAGGCGGACCTGATCGTCGCCCTCGGCACCCGCTTCGACGACCGCGTGACCGGCAAGCTGTCGTCCTTCGCGCCGCACGCGACGATCGTGCACGCGGACATCGACCCGGCCGAGATCGGCAAGAACCGCCGGGTGGACGTGCCGATCGTCGGCGACCTCAAGGAGGTCATCGCCGACCTGCTGCCCGAGCTCGCCCGCGAGCACGCGCAGCACGGCAAGCCGGACCTCGAACGCTGGTGGCGGCAGATCGACGACTGGCGCGAGACCTTCCCGCTCGGCTACACCGAGACCGACGACGGGCACCTGGCCCCGCAGTACGTGATCCAGCGGATCGGCGAGATCGCGGGCCCGGAGGCGGTGTACGTCTCGGGCGTCGGCCAGCACCAGATGTGGGCGGCGCAGTTCATCCGCTACGAGCGGCCCAACGCGTGGCTCAACTCGGGTGGCCTGGGCACCATGGGCTACTCGGTGCCCGCAGCGATGGGCGCCAAGGTCGGCGACCCGAGCCGCACGGTCTGGTCCATCGACGGCGACGGCTGCTTCCAGATGACCAACCAGGAGCTCGCGACCTGCGCGATCAACGACATCCCGATCAAGGTCGCGGTGATCAACAACTCGTCGCTCGGCATGGTGCGGCAGTGGCAGACGCTCTTCTACGAGTCGCGCTACTCGAACACCGATCTGCACACCGGCCACGGCACGGTCCGGATCCCGGACTTCGTCAAGCTCGCCGACGCGTACGGCTGCGTCGGGCTGCGGTGCGAGACGAAGGCCGACGTCGACGCGACGATCAAGCGCGCGATGGAGATCAACGACCAGCCCGTCGTGATCGACTTCACCGTCTCGCGCGACGCGATGGTCTGGCCGATGGTCGCCGCGGGGGTCAGCAACGACGAGATCCAGTACGCCCGCGGCATCAGCCCGGCCTGGGACCGGGAGGAGTAGTGCGCCGCATCGGACTGCTCGGCGGGACGTCCTGGGAGTCCACGGTCGGGTACTACCGCCTGCTCAACGAGGGCGTCCGGGATCGGCTCGGCGGCAAGCACTCCGCCGACCTCCTGCTGCGCTCGTTCGAGTTCGCCGAGATCTGCGAGCTGCAGGAGGCGGACGACTGGGCGGCTCTCGGAGCGATCTACGCCACCGAGGCGGCGGTGCTGCGCGACGGCGGCGCTCGGGTGCTGGGCATCTGCGCCAACACGATGCACCTGGTGTACGACGACGTCGTCCAGGGCTCCGGACTGCCGGTGGTCCACGTCGTCGAGGCGGTGGCCGATGCCGCCCAGGCAGCGGGGATCGAGCGGCTGGCGCTGCTCGGGACGCGCTACACGATGGGCAGCGACCTCTACCCGTCCCGGCTCGCGCCCCGCGGCATCGAGGTCCTCGTCCCCGACACCGAGGACGCGGCCGAGGTCAACCGGTTGATCCACGACGAGCTCGTCCTCGGGCAGGTCGGGGAGCTCTCGGCGCGGCGCCTGCGGGGGATCGTCGACCGGCTCGTCGCACGTGGCGCCCAGGGCGTCGTCCTGGGGTGCACGGAGCTCGGCATGGTCATCGACCCGGCCGACCCGACGCTCCCGGTGCCGGCTCTGGACAGCCTGACCCTTCACGTCAACGCCCTCCTCGACGCGGCTCTCGAGCCGCTGACCACGTCACTGGAAGAAGGTGCAGCATGAGCAGGCACACGCTGTCCGTGCTCGTCGAGAACAAGCCAGGTGTGCTCACCCGCGTTGCCGGGCTGTTCGCCCGGCGCGCGTTCAACATCCACTCGCTCGCCGTGGGTCCGACCGAGCACGACGACATCTCGCGGATCACGGTCGTGGTCGATGTCGAGGAGCTGCCGCTCGAGCAGGTGACCAAGCAGCTCAACAAGCTGATCAACGTGATCAAGATCGTCGAGCTCGAGGCGGACTCCTCGGTCCAGCGTGAGCTGATCCTGATCAAGGTCCGCGCCGACGTGTCGATCCGGTCGCACGTGCTCGAGGTGGTCGAGCTGTTCCGCGCGCACATCGTCGACGTCGTGCCCGACGCCGTGACGGTCGAGGCCACCGGTGGCCCCGGCAAGCTCGGCGCGCTGCTCGCTGCCCTGGAGCCCTTCGGGATCCGTGAGATCGTCCAGTCCGGGACGGTGGCGATCGGCCGCGGCTCGCGCTCGATCACCGACCGCGCACTGGAACGGGTGTCCCGCTCGGCGTGAGATCCGCAAGACTTCGCACCACACCCGTCGACCACCCGACGACCACCCGACGACCACCCGACGACCACCCGACGCAACCACCGACGCACATCCGACGTTCGACCGACGTACACCCGACCCACAAGGAGATAGTCCCGTGGCTGAGCTGTTCTACGACGACGATGCCGACCTGTCCATCATCGCCGGCCGCAAGGTCGCGGTCATCGGCTACGGCAGCCAGGGGCACGCCCATGCGCTGAACCTGCGTGACTCCGGGGTCGACGTCCGCGTCGGCCTGCGCGAGGGCTCTCCGTCGCGCGCCAAGGCGCAGGACCAGGGCCTGCGCGTCGTGTCGGTGCCCGAGGCGGTGCAGGAGGCGGACGTCGTGGTCGTCCTGGCGCCCGACCAGGTCCAGCGCCACGTGTACCGCGACGACATCGCGCCCTACCTGAAGCCGGGCGCAGCCCTGGTCTTCGGCCACGGCTTCAACATCCGGTTCGGCTACATCACCCCGCCGGAAGGGGTCGACGTCGTCATGGTCGCGCCCAAGGGGCCCGGTCACCTGGTCCGCCGCGAGTACGAGGCCGGCCGCGGCGTGCCGGTCATCGTCGCCGTCGAGCAGGACGCGACGGGTGGGGCGTGGGAGCTCGCGCTGTCCTACGCCAAGGCCATCGGCGGCC from Cellulomonas sp. KRMCY2 includes:
- the ilvC gene encoding ketol-acid reductoisomerase, whose product is MAELFYDDDADLSIIAGRKVAVIGYGSQGHAHALNLRDSGVDVRVGLREGSPSRAKAQDQGLRVVSVPEAVQEADVVVVLAPDQVQRHVYRDDIAPYLKPGAALVFGHGFNIRFGYITPPEGVDVVMVAPKGPGHLVRREYEAGRGVPVIVAVEQDATGGAWELALSYAKAIGGLRAGGIKTTFTEETETDLFGEQAVLCGGASQLVQYGFEVLTEAGYQPEVAYFEVLHELKLIVDLMVEGGIAKQRWSVSDTAEYGDYVSGPRVIDPRVKQNMQDVLADIQSGAFAARFIADQDAGAPEFKALRAKGEAHPIEATGRELRKMFSWVKNTEGDYVEGSAAR
- the ilvD gene encoding dihydroxy-acid dehydratase, coding for MSEATAPEPVVDIKPRSRTVTDGLEATAARGMLRAVGLGDDDFAKPQIGVASSWNEITPCNLSLDRLAKAAKAGVHAAGGYPLEFGTISVSDGISMGHEGMHFSLVSRDIIADSVETVMQAERLDGSVLLAGCDKSLPGMLMAAARLDLASVFLYAGSIMPGFVRLTDGTEKDVTIIDAFEAVGACARGLMSREDVDLIERAICPGEGACGGMYTANTMASVAEAIGMSIPGSAAPPSADRRRDVFAHKSGEAVVGLLRQGITARQIMTKEAFENAIAVVMAFGGSTNAVLHLLAIAYEAEVDLTLDDFTRVAARVPHLGDLKPFGRYVMNDVDRIGGVPVVMKALLDAGLLHGDCLTVTGKTVAENLADIAPPDPDGKILRAMDNPIHRTGGITILRGSLAPDGAVVKSAGFDSDVFEGTARVFDRERAAMDALEDGTIVAGDVVVIRYEGPKGGPGMREMLAITGAIKGAGLGKDVLLLTDGRFSGGTTGLCVGHVAPEAVDAGPIAFVRSGDRIRLDVANATLDLLVDEDELARRKVGWTPLAHAYTRGVLARYAKLVQSASTGAVLA
- a CDS encoding aspartate/glutamate racemase family protein, which codes for MRRIGLLGGTSWESTVGYYRLLNEGVRDRLGGKHSADLLLRSFEFAEICELQEADDWAALGAIYATEAAVLRDGGARVLGICANTMHLVYDDVVQGSGLPVVHVVEAVADAAQAAGIERLALLGTRYTMGSDLYPSRLAPRGIEVLVPDTEDAAEVNRLIHDELVLGQVGELSARRLRGIVDRLVARGAQGVVLGCTELGMVIDPADPTLPVPALDSLTLHVNALLDAALEPLTTSLEEGAA
- a CDS encoding acetolactate synthase large subunit, whose amino-acid sequence is MNGAQSIVRSLEAAGAEVVFGIPGGAILPTYDPLMDSKLLRHILVRHEQGAGHAASGYAYTSGKVGVCMATSGPGATNLVTPLADANMDSVAVVAITGQVGAAMIGTDAFQEADIVGITLPVTKHNFLVTNADDIPRVIAEAFHIAATGRPGPVLVDIAKSAMQARTTFSWPPAIELPGYHPVTKPHAKQIREAARLLATARRPVLYVGGGAIRSGASAELRALADASGAPVVTTLMARGALPDSHPQNLGMPGMHGTVPAVAALQKADLIVALGTRFDDRVTGKLSSFAPHATIVHADIDPAEIGKNRRVDVPIVGDLKEVIADLLPELAREHAQHGKPDLERWWRQIDDWRETFPLGYTETDDGHLAPQYVIQRIGEIAGPEAVYVSGVGQHQMWAAQFIRYERPNAWLNSGGLGTMGYSVPAAMGAKVGDPSRTVWSIDGDGCFQMTNQELATCAINDIPIKVAVINNSSLGMVRQWQTLFYESRYSNTDLHTGHGTVRIPDFVKLADAYGCVGLRCETKADVDATIKRAMEINDQPVVIDFTVSRDAMVWPMVAAGVSNDEIQYARGISPAWDREE
- a CDS encoding 4a-hydroxytetrahydrobiopterin dehydratase, translating into MITLDAATISARVDERHWRVLLDKIHATFRTGTFVRGLELVDRVAEAAERAGHHPDVDLRYPTVHLVLVSHEDGGMTERDVALAAEITAIADELGIEADPAAPMALEIAIDALDIASIAPFWHAVLGYEVERIDAEDPSPALVDPGGIGPAVWFQQMDVPRPQRNRIHLDVTVPHDVAVARVAAAIAAGGHLVSDRRAPAFWVLADAEGNEACVCTWQSRG
- a CDS encoding MerR family transcriptional regulator: MSQQVPTPAGRPAGSPACTPAGRRTWTIGDLARLSGVTSRTLRHYDAIGLLAPVDVAAGGRRLYGHDELLRLQQILVLRELDVDLPTVAEILDGSGNGSPASSPSAGPRRVALLREHHERLVAERDRFDRLAATVASTIESLEGGHDMAAKDLYAGFDNSQYEAEARDRWGDDAVDRGNGAWERLGPDGQAAFAEEGRAVNAGLAAFMADGVPVSDDRVQDMVARHRAQIDVFWTPTAEAYRGLGQMYVDDERFAATYDAVAPGLAVYLRDAIEHHASTRMA
- the ilvN gene encoding acetolactate synthase small subunit; this encodes MSRHTLSVLVENKPGVLTRVAGLFARRAFNIHSLAVGPTEHDDISRITVVVDVEELPLEQVTKQLNKLINVIKIVELEADSSVQRELILIKVRADVSIRSHVLEVVELFRAHIVDVVPDAVTVEATGGPGKLGALLAALEPFGIREIVQSGTVAIGRGSRSITDRALERVSRSA